A single Thermogemmatispora onikobensis DNA region contains:
- a CDS encoding AMP-binding enzyme, translated as PELASELQEHVRRVTAPYKYPREIEFVETLPKTISGKIRRVELREREHRRKLGQSGQSGASS; from the coding sequence GCCCGAGCTGGCCAGCGAGCTACAAGAGCATGTTCGCCGCGTCACCGCGCCCTACAAATACCCGCGCGAGATTGAATTTGTCGAGACACTCCCCAAGACCATTTCTGGCAAGATCCGCCGCGTCGAGCTACGCGAACGAGAGCACCGTCGCAAGCTGGGCCAGAGTGGCCAGTCAGGAGCCTCCTCCTAG